A window from Entomoplasma freundtii encodes these proteins:
- the nusA gene encoding transcription termination factor NusA, which produces MINSATLLEAMEDITADKGISKAIVIEGLKEGFQKAYEKFFDTEARLIVEINEVNGDFRTFQELTIVEEVEDDWLEVTLEDAKKIAGPHVQIGDVIQKEVLLEEDFSRLAVYQVRQILQQKIKGAERAQIYEKFIDREHEILRAKITGMNEQGTSYLIDIEGTQVSLWNKKVIPGEKFTIDQYINVYVEEVAKESRFSQIMVSRTAPHFLARLLEQQVPELKEGLVEIRGVAREPGQRAKVAVMSNDPNVDPVGAIIGPRGMRINLVSQELKDEKIDVIAFDENLEQFIMNAMAPVRVISITLDPETGECDVVVPNQQLSLAIGKRGMSARLVANLVQKHINIMSYDQALLNGTEIFWNGNINEEELNSDSFLQNTRHRRRESTHLPYEGHPTYRNEEMDLEALRVLQAEIQASQTVDEPEEKPETGATFEETDTTDLELDEIQKNLAAFDDLENSFNEDSEAEEPTLDEEYDDFYD; this is translated from the coding sequence ATGATTAATAGTGCCACTTTACTCGAGGCAATGGAAGATATCACTGCTGATAAAGGGATTAGCAAAGCCATTGTAATTGAAGGATTAAAAGAAGGTTTCCAAAAGGCTTATGAAAAATTCTTCGATACTGAAGCTCGCCTAATTGTTGAAATTAATGAAGTTAATGGTGATTTTCGTACGTTTCAAGAACTAACGATTGTTGAAGAAGTTGAAGATGATTGGTTAGAAGTAACTCTTGAGGACGCTAAAAAAATTGCTGGACCGCATGTTCAAATCGGCGATGTTATCCAAAAGGAAGTTTTATTAGAAGAAGACTTTTCACGTTTAGCCGTTTACCAAGTTCGTCAAATTTTACAACAAAAAATTAAAGGTGCCGAACGTGCACAAATTTATGAAAAGTTCATTGATCGTGAACACGAAATTTTACGTGCCAAAATTACCGGCATGAATGAACAAGGAACTTCTTATTTAATTGATATTGAAGGAACACAAGTTTCTCTATGAAATAAAAAAGTTATTCCTGGCGAAAAATTTACGATTGACCAGTATATTAATGTTTATGTTGAAGAAGTAGCTAAGGAAAGCCGTTTTTCACAAATCATGGTGTCACGTACTGCTCCTCATTTTCTTGCTCGTTTATTAGAACAACAAGTTCCCGAATTAAAAGAGGGCTTAGTTGAAATCAGGGGTGTCGCTCGTGAACCTGGCCAACGTGCTAAAGTGGCCGTAATGTCAAATGATCCTAATGTTGATCCTGTCGGAGCCATAATTGGACCACGTGGAATGCGTATTAATTTGGTTTCGCAAGAACTAAAAGATGAAAAAATTGATGTCATTGCTTTTGATGAAAATCTAGAACAATTTATTATGAACGCAATGGCTCCTGTCAGAGTCATTTCAATTACGCTTGATCCAGAAACTGGCGAATGTGATGTGGTTGTGCCTAATCAACAACTTTCACTCGCAATCGGTAAACGAGGAATGAGTGCTCGTTTAGTGGCTAACCTTGTACAAAAACATATTAATATCATGTCTTATGACCAAGCATTATTGAATGGCACCGAAATTTTTTGAAATGGAAACATTAATGAAGAAGAATTGAACTCTGATAGTTTTCTACAAAATACGCGTCACCGCCGTCGCGAAAGTACACATCTACCTTATGAGGGCCACCCAACCTACCGTAACGAAGAAATGGATTTAGAAGCCTTAAGAGTTTTACAAGCAGAAATCCAAGCTTCACAAACTGTAGATGAACCAGAAGAAAAGCCAGAAACGGGAGCTACTTTTGAAGAAACTGATACAACAGACTTGGAACTTGACGAAATTCAAAAAAACTTGGCTGCTTTTGATGATTTAGAAAACTCATTTAATGAAGACTCTGAAGCAGAAGAACCGACTTTAGATGAAGAGTATGATGACTTCTACGACTAA
- a CDS encoding YlxR family protein gives MKSMMTSTTKKKADKRPNYRKDLVTRTKLPKEALLRIVKQNNGEIHLDWFQNLPGRGAYIAKDLQALKVMAQKNLLARAFKMKINPEVYQLLEVEFQNGPQ, from the coding sequence ATGAAGAGTATGATGACTTCTACGACTAAAAAAAAGGCCGACAAACGACCCAATTATCGCAAGGATTTGGTGACAAGAACCAAACTTCCTAAAGAAGCATTGCTTCGCATCGTTAAACAAAATAATGGTGAAATTCATCTTGATTGGTTTCAGAATTTACCTGGTCGAGGAGCTTACATTGCTAAGGATCTTCAGGCCTTGAAAGTTATGGCGCAAAAAAATTTATTGGCGCGTGCTTTTAAAATGAAAATCAATCCTGAAGTTTACCAACTTTTAGAAGTGGAGTTTCAAAATGGACCACAATAA
- a CDS encoding LSm family protein produces MKNFAVIKPEVEKLITPALETLGLEVYEINETHDYEGDVLQILVDTLPTNSKQLDFDLLVKANETISNLLDTLPGLQDNYLLEVASVGLEKPIRSESELKRAVGSYVQITFNKLQKKMTTNILEGTLKESPEANGTFSLHFFIKGRPQTVVFEWKDVAHAQYAVKF; encoded by the coding sequence ATGAAAAATTTTGCGGTTATTAAACCAGAAGTAGAAAAACTGATTACTCCAGCTCTTGAAACTTTAGGTTTAGAAGTTTATGAAATTAATGAAACCCATGATTATGAAGGTGATGTCTTACAAATTCTTGTTGATACATTGCCAACCAATTCAAAACAATTAGATTTTGATTTATTAGTCAAAGCAAACGAAACGATTTCGAATCTACTCGATACCTTACCAGGACTTCAAGATAATTATCTTTTGGAAGTAGCTAGTGTTGGTTTAGAAAAACCGATTCGTTCTGAATCAGAATTAAAAAGAGCCGTTGGTAGTTATGTTCAAATTACTTTTAATAAACTACAAAAGAAAATGACAACCAATATCTTAGAGGGGACCTTAAAAGAAAGCCCAGAAGCAAACGGGACTTTCAGTTTACATTTCTTTATAAAGGGTCGTCCCCAAACAGTAGTTTTTGAATGAAAAGATGTTGCTCATGCGCAGTATGCAGTTAAATTTTAG
- a CDS encoding L7Ae/L30e/S12e/Gadd45 family ribosomal protein, with translation MDHNKVQKALGLAKGSNKLIYGYRLFSAFATMKLRLVIIAHDMGPSQKEKLINQCLHYKVPYDATNFSREELAHATGMKTLVAVGVEDENIYQLIKKYF, from the coding sequence ATGGACCACAATAAAGTGCAAAAGGCTTTAGGTTTAGCCAAAGGAAGTAATAAACTAATTTATGGATACCGACTTTTCTCGGCTTTTGCAACCATGAAATTGCGATTGGTTATAATTGCCCATGATATGGGGCCAAGTCAAAAAGAAAAACTAATCAACCAATGTCTTCATTACAAAGTTCCTTATGATGCTACAAATTTTAGCCGCGAAGAACTAGCCCACGCTACAGGGATGAAAACTCTTGTTGCCGTCGGAGTGGAAGACGAAAACATTTATCAATTAATCAAAAAATATTTTTAA